One Hevea brasiliensis isolate MT/VB/25A 57/8 chromosome 6, ASM3005281v1, whole genome shotgun sequence genomic window, CCACAAGAACAGGCTCCATTCTTGAAGTGGTGAAACCTATGCATATCACGCACTATGATTTCCCGTCCAGTAACAAGTGTAATGTACTTTGTTGCATTATGGCAATCGCCACAAACTCTTAGATTCTTCCTAATATGTATGGTTGTTCCTGGGATTGTATTCAGAAGTCCATAGGCAATAGCCAATTTCTCACTATGGGTGTTCAGCAACTGCTCCTTAACATCATCTTCCACATCATGGATTGAATTGGTATCAGGCACATAACCAGCAGCTTTGATCTTGTCAACTAGCGTCTCAAGAAAAGCATAGATCCTTTTGGATTGGGGATGGCCTGTACTGCCAGAATAGAAACTGTGAATCTCATTTCTTAATTCCACCAAACTGCAGCCAGGAGTTTTCTGAAGCCCTTTCTTCCGCATCATAGTTCTCACTTCAGCCAGTTTGTCCCACATTGAAGCTGTGGCATATATGTTAGCAAGCAATACATGGTACCCACCCTCATCTGGGTTCAACTCAAAGAGTTTATTTGCTGCCTTCTCCCCCAACTCAACATTCTTGTGAATTTTGCAAGCACCTAGCATTGCACCATAAACAGTAATCCCCGGTTCAATAGGCATCTTCTGAATAAAATCCCAAGCTTCATTAAGCCGGCCAGCTCGACCAAGAAGGTCAACCATGGCTCCGTAGTGATCCATTGAGGGCTCTAGTCCATAATCGTTCTCCATGCTAGCAAAGTATGTAAGCCCTTCTTCCACCATACCTGAGTGGCTGCAAGCAGCGAGAACACATAGATAAGTAATATCATTTGGCTTGATAGGCCCCCTTTGCATTTCCATAAAAAGTTCTATAGCTGCTTTTCCAAGTCCATGTGTCCCGTACGCATCTATCATAGCATTCCAAGTAATCACATGCCTTTCGCTCATCATATCAAAAAGCTTTCTTGCAGTGTGAATGGCTCCACATTTTGCATACATGTCAACAAGAGCAGTCATCACAAAAACATTTTTGTCTAAAAGCCTCCGTATAACAAGTCCATGAATCCACTTTGCTTGACGCGGAATTGATAACTCTGCAAGAGCAGGAATAACACTCACCAATGTGAATGAATCTGGCTTTATATTTCGAGATTGCATCTCACAAAAGGAATTTAAGGCCTCGTTTACTAGCCCATTTTGGGCATAACCTAATATCATGGCATTCCATGATACAACAGTTTTATTTTGCAGGTTTTCAAATAGATTGGCAGCAATATCAACCCTCTTACATTTAGAATACATTGAAATCAAAGAGTTCATCACAGAAACATTAGAATTGAGTTTCAACTCATCAACTAGTTTATGAACAAACTTTCCCTGCTCAAGATTTCCCAAATCAGAACAGGCATGTAAAACTTCCATAAGAGTAACATCAGTTGGTTGAACTCCTTCATGCATCATCTTCTGAAATAGCACCATTGCTTCCTCAGGCTCTCCACTTTGTACACACCCATCAATCATTGAATTCCATGTAACAACAGTCCTACTACTCATCCCATCAAAAATTACTCTAGCAGTTCCCACTGATTCACATTTTGAATACATGTCCACAAGAGCAGTTGAAACATTCACAAGCGACTCAAACCCAGCTCTGATAACATACCCATGAATTGCCTTGCCAATTCTCAAAGACCTCATGTCTGCAACTGCAGGCAAAATTGAGACAATCGTGATCCAGTCTGGCCTATGCCCTTCCTCAAATATCCTCGGAACCAGCTCTAATGCCACCTTCGCTAATCCATTTTGCGCAAACCCAGAAATAATTGTATTCCAACAAACCAAATCCCTCTCAGGCATTCTATCAAACATCTTAGATGCATCATCCATTTGTCTGCATTTCGCGTACATATTCACAACCCCAGTCATAGCAAACAGATTCCACGAGAACCCACTAGTTATCAATTGACCATGAATCTCCTTACCGCTCCTAATATCAAAATTATCACCACAGAGTTTCAACAAGTAAGTGAAATTATATACAACAGGTCTAACGCTATCATGCCTCATTCGACAAAAAAATGACAAGGCAGCATCTAAAGATGAGTTCTTGGCGTAACCTTTGAGCATAGTATGATAAAGGGCTTCTAATTTATCCTCAATAGGTTCAAAAACACGAGCAGCTTCAGTTAAGCTACCGTAGTTGCAGAAGAGACTAACAAGCTTAGTTTGGAAGAGCTCTTCATTGTAAAGTCCGTTCTTTATGACAAGAGGGAGGATTTGGTGGAGTTCTTTAATGGAAGTGCAGAGTTCCAATAGTATGGCAGATGGGTGCTTGTAAACGTGAGCTGGGATTTGGGTTCTTTGGGAGAAACTGCGGAAGGTAGAAGGGAGTTGTTTGGAGTGAGATGGAGATGGTGGTAGCTGTGTTGAAGCAAAAGGCAAGAGCTGCAAGCTCATCTTTTTCCCCGTTTCTCACTCTGTTGTACGGCTCCACCTCTCTGTGGCACAGCAAGTCCCGTCtccgtaaaatttttcttttttaaactattattattattattattgttattatttataaaaaatataacaattaatttttagaaaaaaaaggGCAAAAAGTGTACGCGCAGGCTCATTACCTCTTCTTCTAAGAATCTAAAGCTGCCTCTGGTCTGGTCCGACTACGGTTTGCTCTCAGTTTCTCCCTCGTTTCTCTCTGTGCAAATCCCAATCCAACCCACAATCCATCGACCCAATGGTGCCACCACCCAACTACCAAGATACCCAGCAATTCCTCTCCTCAGTCCTCTCTCAACGCGGCCCCTCGGCCCTCCCTTACACTGAAGACACAAAATGGCTAATCCGCCAGCACCTCCTCTCCCTCATCGCCGCTTACCCTTCTCTCGAATCCAAAGCGGCTACTTTCACACACAACGACGGTCGTTCTGTTAACCTCCTCCAAGCTGACGGCACCATCCCCATGCCGTTTCAGGGGGTCACTTACAACATTCCGATCATCATCTGGCT contains:
- the LOC110634611 gene encoding pentatricopeptide repeat-containing protein At1g11290, chloroplastic: MSLQLLPFASTQLPPSPSHSKQLPSTFRSFSQRTQIPAHVYKHPSAILLELCTSIKELHQILPLVIKNGLYNEELFQTKLVSLFCNYGSLTEAARVFEPIEDKLEALYHTMLKGYAKNSSLDAALSFFCRMRHDSVRPVVYNFTYLLKLCGDNFDIRSGKEIHGQLITSGFSWNLFAMTGVVNMYAKCRQMDDASKMFDRMPERDLVCWNTIISGFAQNGLAKVALELVPRIFEEGHRPDWITIVSILPAVADMRSLRIGKAIHGYVIRAGFESLVNVSTALVDMYSKCESVGTARVIFDGMSSRTVVTWNSMIDGCVQSGEPEEAMVLFQKMMHEGVQPTDVTLMEVLHACSDLGNLEQGKFVHKLVDELKLNSNVSVMNSLISMYSKCKRVDIAANLFENLQNKTVVSWNAMILGYAQNGLVNEALNSFCEMQSRNIKPDSFTLVSVIPALAELSIPRQAKWIHGLVIRRLLDKNVFVMTALVDMYAKCGAIHTARKLFDMMSERHVITWNAMIDAYGTHGLGKAAIELFMEMQRGPIKPNDITYLCVLAACSHSGMVEEGLTYFASMENDYGLEPSMDHYGAMVDLLGRAGRLNEAWDFIQKMPIEPGITVYGAMLGACKIHKNVELGEKAANKLFELNPDEGGYHVLLANIYATASMWDKLAEVRTMMRKKGLQKTPGCSLVELRNEIHSFYSGSTGHPQSKRIYAFLETLVDKIKAAGYVPDTNSIHDVEDDVKEQLLNTHSEKLAIAYGLLNTIPGTTIHIRKNLRVCGDCHNATKYITLVTGREIIVRDMHRFHHFKNGACSCGDYW